A single Dermacentor albipictus isolate Rhodes 1998 colony chromosome 3, USDA_Dalb.pri_finalv2, whole genome shotgun sequence DNA region contains:
- the LOC135905365 gene encoding uncharacterized protein isoform X2: protein MSDPDSSVIWTEEHGETTRFFKNTLLSSPGYTSKNLVHVQSAEPGKEPSEDPEIDVYMISVFINCNSCKVFRHLYIDEGADCTLWKPESKINQKDDCCEFIYHLLCGTSPKYHISDNCS from the exons ATGAGTGACCCGGACAGCTCAGTCATATGGACAGAGGAACACGGGGAAACTACGCG GTTTTTCAAAAACACCCTTCTGTCGTCACCTGGGTACACGTCGAAAAACTTGGTTCACGTCCAGAGTGCAGAGCCCGGAAAGGAACCCAGTGAAG aTCCCGAAATCGACGTTTATATGATTTCTGTTTTCATCAACTGCAATAGTTGCAAGGTCTTTCGTCACCTCTATATTGATGAAG GAGCGGACTGTACTCTTTGGAAACCTGAAAGCAAGATAAACCAGAAAGACGATTGCTGTGAATTTATTTACCACCTGCTATGCGGCACATCACCAAAGTACCACATCTCCGACAACTGCTCCTGA